A window from Nycticebus coucang isolate mNycCou1 chromosome X, mNycCou1.pri, whole genome shotgun sequence encodes these proteins:
- the GJB1 gene encoding gap junction beta-1 protein, translating into MNWTGLYTLLSGVNRHSTAIGRVWLSVIFIFRIMVLVVAAESVWGDEKSSFICNTLQPGCNSVCYDHFFPISHVRLWSLQLILVSTPALLVAMHVAHQQHIEKKMLRLEGHGDPLHLEEVKRHKVHISGTLWWTYVISVVFRLLFEAVFMYVFYLLYPGYAMVRLVKCEAYPCPNTVDCFVSRPTEKTVFTVFMLAASGICIILNVAEVVYLIIRACARRAQRRSNPPSRKGSGFGHRLSPEYKQNEINKLLSEQDGSLKDILRRSPGTGAGLAEKSDRCSAC; encoded by the coding sequence ATGAACTGGACAGGTTTATACACCTTGCTCAGTGGCGTGAACCGGCATTCTACAGCCATTGGACGAGTATGGCTCTCAGTCATCTTCATCTTCAGAATCATGGTGTTGGTGGTGGCTGCAGAGAGTGTGTGGGGTGACGAGAaatcttccttcatctgtaatACCCTCCAGCCCGGCTGCAACAGCGTTTGCTATGACCACTTTTTCCCCATTTCCCATGTGCGTCTGTGGTCCCTGCAGCTCATCTTAGTTTCCACCCCAGCTCTCCTTGTGGCCATGCATGTGGCTCACCAGCAGCACATAGAGAAGAAAATGCTGCGGCTTGAGGGCCATGGGGACCCCCTACACTTGGAGGAGGTGAAGAGGCACAAGGTTCACATCTCAGGGACACTGTGGTGGACTTACGTCATCAGTGTGGTGTTCCGGCTGCTGTTTGAGGCTGTCTTCATGTATGTCTTTTATCTTCTCTACCCTGGCTATGCCATGGTGCGACTGGTTAAGTGTGAGGCCTACCCCTGCCCCAACACAGTGGACTGCTTCGTATCCCGCCCCACCGAGAAAACCGTCTTCACTGTCTTTATGCTAGCCGCCTCCGGCATCTGCATCATCCTCAATGTGGCCGAGGTGGTGTACCTCATCATACGGGCCTGTGCCCGCAGAGCCCAGCGCCGCTCCAATCCGCCCTCTCGCAAGGGCTCGGGCTTTGGCCACCGCTTGTCACCTGAATACAAGCAGAATGAGATCAACAAGCTACTGAGTGAGCAGGATGGCTCCCTGAAAGACATACTGCGCCGTAGCCCCGGCACTGGGGCCGGGCTGGCTGAGAAGAGCGACCGCTGCTCAGCCTGCTGA